A window of Pseudomonas denitrificans (nom. rej.) genomic DNA:
AGAGCATGCCTATCCCCAGGTCGAACCCGTCCATCACCACGTACATCATCACGCCGAAGATGATGATGATCGCCCAGATCAGCGGAAGATCGATTCCCATGGCTCAGTTCCTCCCCGCGTCAGTGCTGTCATCGTCGTCAAACCCCTCTTCGGTGGCCGACAGCGGCCGCGCAGCGGTACGTTTCTGGCCGGCGCCGCCATGGCTGGTCTCGCGGCCTTCGTGGGTGACCGGGCCCTTGCGCACCAGGCGCATCATGTAGCCGATGCCCACGCCGAACAGGCTGAAGTACACCAGCACGAACATCACCAGGGTCAGGCTCATCTGCGCGACGCTGTGGTTGGACACCGCGTCCGAGGTACGCATCAGCCCGTAGACGACCCACGGCTGGCGACCAATCTCGGTGGTGAACCAGCCGGCGAGGATCGCGATCAGGCCGGACGGTCCCATCCACAACACCAGATGGAGGAACGCGCGGTTCTCGAACAGCCGCTTGCGCCAGCGCAGCCAGACGCTCCACAGGCCCACCAGGATCATCAGCAGCCCCAGGCCGACCATGATGCGGAACGACCAGAAGATGATGGTGGAGTTGGGCCGGTCGGCTTTCGGGAAGTCCTTCAGCGCCGGGATCGGCTCGGTCAGGCTGTGGTTCAGGATCAGGCTGCCGAGGACCGGGATTTCGATCTTGAAGCGGGTTTCCTCGCGCTCCATGTCTGGCCAGCCGACCAGTATCAGCGGCGTCGGGCCGCCTTCGCTGTTGTCCCAGTGGCCTTCGATGGCGGCGATCTTCGCCGGCTGGTGCTTGAGGGTGTTCAGGCCGTGGGCGTCGCCTACCATGGCCTGGATCGGCGCGACGATCAGCGCCATCCACATGGCCATCGAAAGCATCTTGCGGATCGCCGGGTTGTCGCGGCCGCGCAGCAGGTGCCAGGCCGCCGAGGCGCCGACGAAGAAGGCGGTGGCGACGAACGAGGCGATCGCCATGTGCAGCAGGCGATAGGGGAACGACGGGTTGAAGATGATCGCCAGCCAGTCCACCGGCACCACGATGCCGTTGACGATCTCGTGGCCCTGCGGGGTCTGCATCCAGCTGTTGGAGGCGAGAATCCAGAAGGTGGAGATCAGCGTGCCGATCGCCACCATCACCGTGGCGAAGAAGTGCAGGCCCGGGCCGACGCGGTGCCAGCCGAAGAGCATGACGCCGAGGAAGCCGGCTTCGAGGAAGAACGCCGTGAGCACCTCATAGGTCAGCAGCGGGCCGGTGACGCTCCCGGCGAAGGCCGAGAAGGCGCTCCAGTTGGTGCCGAACTGGTAGGCCATGACGAGGCCGGAGACCACGCCCATGCCGAAATTGACGGCGAATATCTTCGACCAGAAGTGATAGAGGTCGCGGTAGACCTCCTCGTTGGTCTTCAGCCACAGGCCTTCGAGTACCGCCAGGTAGCTGGCGAGGCCGATGGTGATGGCGGGGAAGATGATGTGGAAGGACACGGTAAAGGCGAACTGGATCCGGGCCAGGTCGAGCGCCTCTAATCCGAACATGACGATTCCTCTTCAGGCTGACGCCAACCCCACGGAAGGGTCGGGCACCGTACCTTGCGCATGCGCAGGGCGTTCTTGCGTGATGTCTGTGTTTCCAATGACTCAGTTTCGAGCCACCGATCTGGCGTCGGTTCGGGTTCTTTTTGCCGCTCAATCAGAATGGACCACCATCTGCATTGACGCCGCTCAAGAAACTGCATCGATCTTACGCGCCTGGCGAACGGGGACTGGAGTGGTGGGTTGCCGCGCGACGGGGTGTCGCGCGACAGCTTGTCTCAGGTCTCGCCCACACAAGCCGTATGAACAAAATCGAATATGAAAATGAAAAATTAATATTTTATTGGAATAAAAAGACCGGGTAACTTTCGCTGCAACCGCTGCCGAGTGAGCCGCGGAAAAAGAATCCACCGCCCGTACGAAGGCCCCATCCCGGCCGGCCCGGACGCCAGCGGTCATCTGCCCCACAAGGACATCGCAATGAAAAAGCTGCTGCTTCTGACCGCCCTCGCCGCTGCCTTCAGCACCACTGCCTTCGCCAACGAAAAGCTGGTTGTCGCTGCCACGCCGATCCCCCACGCCGAGATCCTAGAGCTGATCAAGCCGACCCTGGCCAAGGAAGGCGTGGACCTGGAGATCAAGGTCTTCACCGACTACGTGCAGCCCAACGTGCAGGTCGCCGAGAAGCGCCTGGACGCCAACTACTTCCAGACCAAGCCGTACCTGGACAACTTCAACTCCGGCAAGGGCACCAACCTGGTCACCGTGACCGGCGTGCACGTCGAGCCCTTCGGCGGCTACTCGAAGAAGTACAAGTCCATCGACCAGCTGCCTGACGGCGCCACCGTCGCCATCCCCAACGAAGGCAGCAACAGCGGCCGCGCCCTGCTCCTGCTGCAGAAGGCCGGCGTGATCAAGCTCAAGGACCCGAGCAACGCCCTGGCCACCCCGAAAGACATCGCCGAGAACCCCAAGCACCTGAAGTTCAAGGAACTGGAATCGGCCCTGCTGCCGCGCGTGCTGGACCAGGTCGACCTGGACCTGATCAACACCAACTACGCGCTGGAAGCCAAGCTCAACCCGGTGAAGGACGCCCTGATCCTCGAAGACCGCAACTCGCCCTACGTGAACTACCTGGTGGCGCGTCCGGACAACAAGGACAGCGATGCCCTGAAGAAACTCTCCGCCGCCCTGACCAGCCCGGAAGTCAAAGCCTTCATCGAGAAGAAGTACAACGGCGCCGTGGTGCCGGCCTTCTGATCAGTCGCCCGGCCGCGGGCCGGGCGCAACGACTCCCACGCTGGGCGCGCCTTGAGCGCACCCGCTTCGACGCCGGTGGGCAGGTTCCACCGGCGTTTTTCTTATCCCAGGACTTGCCATGAGCGACCACGCCAAAGGCCCCTCCACCCGCG
This region includes:
- a CDS encoding cytochrome ubiquinol oxidase subunit I, which codes for MFGLEALDLARIQFAFTVSFHIIFPAITIGLASYLAVLEGLWLKTNEEVYRDLYHFWSKIFAVNFGMGVVSGLVMAYQFGTNWSAFSAFAGSVTGPLLTYEVLTAFFLEAGFLGVMLFGWHRVGPGLHFFATVMVAIGTLISTFWILASNSWMQTPQGHEIVNGIVVPVDWLAIIFNPSFPYRLLHMAIASFVATAFFVGASAAWHLLRGRDNPAIRKMLSMAMWMALIVAPIQAMVGDAHGLNTLKHQPAKIAAIEGHWDNSEGGPTPLILVGWPDMEREETRFKIEIPVLGSLILNHSLTEPIPALKDFPKADRPNSTIIFWSFRIMVGLGLLMILVGLWSVWLRWRKRLFENRAFLHLVLWMGPSGLIAILAGWFTTEIGRQPWVVYGLMRTSDAVSNHSVAQMSLTLVMFVLVYFSLFGVGIGYMMRLVRKGPVTHEGRETSHGGAGQKRTAARPLSATEEGFDDDDSTDAGRN
- a CDS encoding MetQ/NlpA family ABC transporter substrate-binding protein, which codes for MKKLLLLTALAAAFSTTAFANEKLVVAATPIPHAEILELIKPTLAKEGVDLEIKVFTDYVQPNVQVAEKRLDANYFQTKPYLDNFNSGKGTNLVTVTGVHVEPFGGYSKKYKSIDQLPDGATVAIPNEGSNSGRALLLLQKAGVIKLKDPSNALATPKDIAENPKHLKFKELESALLPRVLDQVDLDLINTNYALEAKLNPVKDALILEDRNSPYVNYLVARPDNKDSDALKKLSAALTSPEVKAFIEKKYNGAVVPAF